One window of Dyadobacter sandarakinus genomic DNA carries:
- a CDS encoding DUF6443 domain-containing protein — MKKLFLPLILLLACFPVHAQQTNSRNYILHRTFKQSGAAPDDVSKVITQVQYFDGLGRPVQRVLVGQSPSGQDLVETAEYDAAGRLFKKYLPYAVSGKGAFQLNAAANGTAWYSANAAGLLASDLGRPYSETFFEPSALGRVSGQRFAGDKSAASTIKRKVNGANQVNRYDYDVASNKIIQVGQYAPGTLVYLNTTDEQGNVVNEFTDLLGQMICRQVIAAAGSSLSTYYVFDDLGLLRGILQPAYQDLASLSDHAFTYDYDERQRLIVKRVPGQGATELVYDQYDRLALSRDPGQLGRGVWGFTKYDALDRPIASGEVISNATRTNWSVIVDALTQHHEERVNGSVSGYTLDKTAPKTASEADLLSVTFYDDYLFSKAAGLAYTPVYYPAYNPAVKGQLTGSRSRMLLGSGNLGSWLTAVTYYDTEYRPIQVSRELYELGAGAVERASTQYKYDLAPIAAQQKTEQLLSGNIVNTHLASYTYDHADRLLDVKEKVTAGAGTAEAYTTAQRYNALGQLQSKWLHSTDGIHYLRKTNYTHNIRGWLSEGKTVYKKNENGPELPYFGFGLTYQKANTYTNGNISQMQWANPDEASFTKGLTFTYDGANRLTGSTGINGYADTESSITYDKNGNIKTLNRAGAATDNLAYTYTGNRLSAVSDNSASNTGVKSGSSTFAYDLNGNMTSDGTRGAAIAYNQIDQPKTITIAGKTQLYDYDASGEKHKYTSDTLTLKYAGAFEYRQVGNANNLYRVSLSEGQAVMRSGKLVFEYYLKDHLGNIRIVFDQKGNVLQRTDYYPFGLGINRDGASQKARNGVNRYLYNGKELQVGSGYLDYGARFYMPEIGRWGKIDPLAEQGRRWSPYNYGFDNPMRFIDPDGMWPENQGNDPFLIARLITTAFYDTKHAIINTGARLLGSDIRAGYKTDNEENQTFETQIYRQSVDNSLGGVVREAVNTVADVALVATAGSSPANPGNLLSKTSAESQVVKAGRDGVEGVITGYTRHGINQSIGRDGGRGVKASEIVEAVKNPKKVTPQDNGGVKYDGAGAKL; from the coding sequence ATGAAAAAACTTTTCCTTCCACTTATCCTCCTGCTGGCCTGCTTCCCCGTCCACGCCCAGCAGACCAACTCGCGCAACTACATCCTGCATCGCACCTTCAAACAATCAGGTGCTGCTCCCGATGATGTCAGCAAAGTCATCACCCAGGTGCAGTACTTTGACGGGCTGGGCCGGCCTGTCCAGCGCGTGCTGGTGGGACAGAGCCCTTCGGGTCAGGACCTGGTAGAAACCGCTGAGTACGATGCAGCCGGCAGGTTGTTTAAGAAGTATCTGCCTTATGCTGTTTCGGGCAAAGGCGCCTTTCAGCTCAATGCCGCTGCCAATGGTACGGCTTGGTACTCTGCCAACGCTGCTGGCCTCTTGGCCTCTGATCTGGGAAGGCCATATTCGGAGACCTTCTTTGAGCCTTCTGCCCTGGGGCGGGTGTCGGGCCAGCGGTTTGCCGGCGATAAAAGCGCAGCCTCCACCATCAAGCGCAAGGTGAACGGGGCCAACCAGGTTAACCGCTATGACTATGATGTGGCTTCTAACAAGATCATCCAGGTAGGCCAGTATGCACCCGGCACCCTGGTGTACCTGAACACTACCGACGAGCAGGGCAATGTGGTCAATGAGTTTACCGATCTTTTGGGACAAATGATCTGCCGGCAGGTGATCGCTGCGGCAGGCAGCTCTCTTTCCACCTACTACGTCTTTGATGATCTGGGACTGCTGCGGGGCATTTTGCAACCTGCCTACCAGGATTTAGCTTCGCTCTCTGATCATGCATTCACCTACGACTACGACGAGCGCCAGCGGCTGATCGTCAAACGTGTGCCCGGCCAGGGCGCTACCGAGCTGGTCTATGACCAGTATGACCGGCTGGCACTATCGCGCGATCCGGGCCAGCTGGGCCGGGGCGTGTGGGGCTTTACCAAGTACGATGCTTTGGACAGGCCGATTGCATCTGGGGAGGTTATTTCCAATGCTACCCGCACCAACTGGTCGGTGATCGTAGATGCCTTGACCCAGCACCATGAAGAGCGGGTGAATGGGAGTGTTTCAGGTTATACTTTGGATAAAACCGCGCCGAAAACGGCCAGTGAGGCTGATCTGCTTTCCGTTACCTTCTATGATGATTACTTGTTTTCCAAAGCAGCAGGACTGGCCTATACACCTGTCTACTACCCCGCCTACAATCCGGCCGTAAAAGGCCAGCTGACCGGCAGCCGCAGCCGCATGCTTTTGGGAAGTGGGAACCTAGGCAGCTGGCTGACTGCTGTGACCTACTATGACACCGAGTACCGGCCTATCCAGGTGAGCCGGGAACTGTATGAGCTGGGCGCTGGCGCTGTCGAGCGGGCATCAACCCAGTACAAGTACGATCTGGCCCCCATAGCTGCCCAGCAAAAAACCGAGCAGCTACTTTCGGGCAATATCGTCAATACCCACCTTGCCAGCTACACCTACGACCATGCAGACCGGCTGCTGGACGTGAAAGAAAAAGTAACTGCGGGTGCTGGTACAGCCGAGGCTTACACCACCGCCCAGCGCTACAATGCCTTGGGGCAGCTGCAAAGCAAGTGGCTGCATTCCACAGACGGCATCCATTACCTGCGAAAAACCAATTACACCCACAATATTAGAGGCTGGCTTTCAGAAGGGAAAACCGTCTACAAGAAAAACGAAAACGGCCCTGAGCTGCCCTACTTTGGCTTTGGGCTCACCTACCAGAAAGCAAACACCTACACCAACGGCAACATTAGCCAAATGCAATGGGCCAACCCCGATGAAGCCAGCTTTACCAAAGGGCTCACCTTCACCTACGACGGGGCAAACCGCCTGACGGGCTCGACAGGAATCAACGGCTATGCCGATACAGAAAGTAGCATCACTTACGACAAGAACGGTAACATCAAGACGCTGAACCGCGCCGGAGCGGCTACTGACAACCTGGCCTATACTTACACCGGCAATCGGCTTTCGGCCGTTAGCGACAACTCGGCCAGTAACACCGGGGTGAAGTCCGGCAGCAGCACCTTTGCCTACGATCTGAATGGGAACATGACCAGCGATGGCACCCGGGGAGCGGCAATTGCTTACAATCAAATTGACCAGCCTAAGACCATCACCATCGCAGGCAAGACCCAGCTCTACGATTACGATGCCTCAGGAGAAAAGCACAAGTATACCTCCGACACCCTGACGCTTAAATACGCAGGTGCCTTTGAGTACCGGCAGGTGGGCAATGCAAACAACTTGTACCGGGTTAGTTTGAGCGAAGGCCAGGCCGTGATGCGCAGTGGTAAGCTGGTCTTTGAGTACTACCTCAAAGATCATCTGGGCAACATCCGCATTGTCTTTGATCAGAAAGGGAATGTGTTGCAAAGAACGGATTATTATCCGTTTGGGCTGGGGATTAACCGGGACGGGGCTTCGCAGAAGGCCAGGAATGGAGTGAACAGGTATTTGTACAATGGCAAGGAGTTGCAGGTCGGGAGCGGGTATCTGGATTATGGGGCCAGGTTCTATATGCCGGAGATTGGGCGATGGGGAAAGATAGATCCACTAGCAGAGCAAGGAAGGCGTTGGTCTCCATACAATTATGGATTTGATAATCCAATGCGGTTTATTGATCCGGATGGGATGTGGCCGGAAAATCAAGGGAATGACCCTTTCCTGATCGCAAGACTGATAACAACGGCATTTTACGATACCAAGCATGCCATCATCAATACAGGGGCAAGGCTGTTGGGTTCGGATATCCGGGCGGGGTACAAAACGGATAATGAGGAAAATCAGACCTTTGAGACCCAAATCTATCGACAATCCGTTGACAACTCGCTTGGAGGTGTAGTAAGAGAGGCCGTAAATACGGTAGCTGATGTTGCTTTGGTTGCCACGGCCGGGTCAAGCCCTGCAAATCCTGGGAATTTGCTTTCAAAGACCAGCGCGGAATCACAGGTTGTAAAAGCAGGTAGGGATGGAGTTGAAGGAGTAATAACCGGTTATACTAGGCATGGAATAAATCAATCCATCGGACGAGATGGTGGTAGGGGTGTTAAAGCCTCAGAAATCGTAGAAGCCGTTAAAAATCCTAAAAAGGTGACTCCCCAAGACAACGGTGGAGTAAAATACGATGGTGCTGGTGCTAAGTTGTAG
- a CDS encoding immunity protein Imm33 domain-containing protein, whose product MDWTNIISQQKDICEKYKATFLESPLHLKMGISQNVKSGILPINGLRINPEGDTTGWYIWAGEELSQDDDFFVPLHIEHIENWVPNISKYLGLGPGWRFMVADNFEDVWFDESI is encoded by the coding sequence ATGGATTGGACTAACATAATAAGCCAGCAAAAAGACATCTGTGAGAAGTATAAAGCTACTTTTTTGGAATCCCCGTTACATCTTAAAATGGGTATCTCTCAAAATGTAAAAAGTGGAATTCTTCCCATAAATGGATTGAGAATAAACCCCGAAGGCGATACAACGGGATGGTATATTTGGGCAGGAGAAGAATTATCTCAGGATGATGATTTTTTTGTTCCGCTCCATATCGAACACATTGAAAATTGGGTCCCAAATATATCGAAATACTTAGGACTTGGGCCAGGATGGCGCTTTATGGTGGCTGATAACTTTGAAGATGTTTGGTTTGATGAGAGTATTTAG
- the rpe gene encoding ribulose-phosphate 3-epimerase, with protein sequence MASIAPSILAADFANLQRDIEMLNASDADFIHVDIMDGMFVPNISFGMPVCEAVNRYARKPLDVHLMIEQPDRYLEAFRKAGANGITVHYEACPHLHSTVQHIRETGAAPGVALNPHTPVELLTDILPELSLVLIMSVNPGFGGQKFIENTYNKIARLHRIRQERGLSFRIEVDGGVNLGNAPLLVKEGADILVAGSFVFSAENPRETIAQLKQS encoded by the coding sequence ATGGCTTCCATTGCCCCTTCCATACTTGCCGCTGACTTTGCCAACCTGCAACGCGACATTGAAATGCTCAACGCAAGCGATGCAGACTTTATTCACGTCGACATTATGGACGGGATGTTTGTGCCTAATATTTCATTCGGCATGCCTGTTTGTGAGGCTGTCAACCGGTATGCGCGCAAGCCGCTGGATGTACACCTGATGATCGAGCAGCCCGACCGCTACCTCGAAGCTTTCCGAAAAGCTGGCGCGAATGGTATTACGGTGCATTACGAAGCTTGTCCGCACCTGCACAGCACGGTGCAGCACATTCGCGAAACGGGAGCTGCCCCGGGCGTGGCACTGAACCCGCATACACCGGTGGAGCTGCTGACAGACATACTGCCCGAACTTTCGCTCGTGCTCATCATGTCGGTCAATCCCGGATTTGGAGGACAAAAATTTATCGAAAACACCTACAACAAAATTGCCCGTCTTCACCGGATCAGGCAGGAACGCGGACTCAGTTTCAGGATTGAGGTGGACGGGGGCGTAAACCTGGGCAATGCACCTTTGCTGGTAAAGGAAGGCGCAGATATACTGGTGGCAGGAAGTTTCGTTTTTAGTGCAGAAAATCCGCGCGAAACCATTGCGCAACTGAAACAAAGCTGA
- a CDS encoding apiosidase-like domain-containing protein, protein MIPTTLIHFFDLRTRATQLIFLMLIIANTSLAANQVSEAQRFPLKISPNGHHIVDNHGTPFLMVADVAWQLLRRMSYTDAVRYMDIRKSQSFNTFLIQLLPAFPTQRNYQKVQPFTGNDLAKPNKAYFDYLTKIIVAARERDLVVGIVVSRKSWNVVFDGFGENAWKQYGEYVGKQFASFPNVLWIVSEEEYQSSAQFKAISAGLRAAGGDQIIASLSTCSPAPVDNGNANRSDLKFIIPDSTVTHSEYAALANWQKNSAEASLRPFLIANSEFPRELKDQSVQIRNQAYQSILSSAAGFCHMSTIKNFYPTWKANITKDGAEYIHELVKILKGIPWEYMQPDPEQTLLPDSTDQREIGVVSLSNKKMAMMYFPESRPARLNLSYLNGSEFGVVWYSPRTGRRWTGPDLKPGPDAAIQPPDAQPGWDWIVLVGVKN, encoded by the coding sequence TTGATCCCCACTACCCTGATCCATTTTTTTGATTTGAGAACCCGGGCAACACAGCTGATATTCCTGATGCTGATCATTGCAAACACCTCTCTGGCCGCCAATCAGGTGTCCGAAGCCCAGCGGTTTCCGCTTAAAATAAGCCCGAACGGCCATCACATCGTTGATAATCATGGCACGCCGTTCCTGATGGTGGCAGATGTAGCCTGGCAACTGCTGCGGCGCATGAGCTACACGGATGCAGTCCGGTACATGGACATCCGCAAGTCGCAATCATTTAATACTTTCCTCATACAGCTGCTGCCGGCATTTCCTACCCAGCGAAACTATCAGAAAGTCCAGCCTTTTACAGGTAATGATCTTGCCAAACCCAATAAAGCTTACTTTGACTACCTGACAAAAATCATCGTTGCGGCACGCGAGCGCGATCTGGTAGTGGGTATTGTGGTTTCAAGAAAAAGCTGGAACGTGGTATTTGATGGTTTCGGCGAAAATGCCTGGAAACAATACGGGGAGTATGTCGGTAAACAGTTTGCCAGCTTCCCGAATGTGCTCTGGATCGTGAGCGAGGAGGAGTACCAGAGCTCAGCCCAGTTCAAGGCGATCTCGGCCGGGCTGCGTGCTGCCGGTGGCGACCAGATTATCGCTTCCCTGAGTACCTGCTCGCCGGCTCCTGTCGACAATGGCAATGCAAACCGCTCGGATCTGAAATTCATTATCCCCGACTCCACCGTAACCCACTCCGAATATGCAGCGCTGGCCAACTGGCAGAAAAACTCTGCTGAGGCATCATTACGGCCGTTTCTGATCGCAAACTCGGAGTTTCCGCGGGAGCTGAAAGACCAGTCCGTGCAGATCAGGAACCAGGCCTACCAGTCTATACTGAGCTCTGCGGCCGGGTTTTGCCACATGAGCACGATCAAAAACTTTTACCCGACCTGGAAAGCGAACATTACCAAAGATGGGGCCGAATACATTCATGAACTGGTAAAAATACTGAAAGGGATCCCCTGGGAATACATGCAGCCCGATCCTGAACAGACCCTCCTGCCCGACTCCACCGACCAGCGTGAAATAGGCGTAGTATCGTTGTCCAACAAGAAAATGGCCATGATGTACTTCCCGGAATCGCGGCCTGCCCGCCTCAATCTTTCCTACCTCAATGGCAGTGAATTCGGGGTGGTGTGGTACAGTCCGAGGACTGGCCGGCGATGGACAGGTCCGGACCTGAAACCGGGACCGGATGCCGCCATACAGCCTCCCGATGCGCAGCCGGGCTGGGACTGGATTGTACTGGTGGGTGTTAAGAACTAG
- a CDS encoding OmpA family protein encodes MNWFYKSFTIYLLLVIACIKGYGQEVVWAGKILGYSSELRPAQYGHAYRAKQILGKPNKLPDFGDSPCAWSPAEADSRNEEWIKVGFEKTIALKQIAVAENFNPGSITRIYAYDAAGKEYLVYNTPAGQQQVKGRMLHVFPKQESITANAVKIVMQPDRVSGFNQIDAIGISASDIPVQATINLADTQLKYQKENIGKEVNSKGQEVAPIISPDGKTLYFTRSNFAGNIGSPQKQDVWYATLNDKNQWSEAVNIGPPINNAGDNAITSISADGKTIYLINIYRPDGSMYFGLSRSFRTKNGWTFPKEYKIQNLAGYVGSMELTVSPFGNVMIISVQRPDTEGGKDLYVSFLQKDDSWSEPRHLGNVINTADYEGTPFLALDNKTLYFSSQGHSGYGEGDLFVTRRLDDTWVHWSEPQNLGPSINTPLWDAYINIPATGDYAYFSASDKAIGQEDIFRIRMTPEMKPEPVAIITGTIFEAETSKPLRSDIIADIKKNNEVFTTASFEPESGEYRLILPLKEIYRISAVEKGYFPATEEVDLSNETTYRTIRKNLYLQPIKPGQQIRLNNTMFSQSSAEVIPSSFSELDRIVSTMNDYPAMEILLEGHTDNQGEVQKNVKLSEDRVQQVKKYLLSKGIDARRIQTKAWGPAKPIASNLTEQTRQRNRRVEFTILKI; translated from the coding sequence ATGAATTGGTTTTATAAAAGCTTTACAATTTATCTCCTGCTGGTAATTGCATGCATTAAAGGGTACGGACAGGAGGTAGTATGGGCGGGCAAAATCCTCGGGTACTCGTCAGAATTACGTCCTGCACAATACGGCCACGCGTACCGCGCCAAACAAATCCTCGGAAAACCCAACAAGCTGCCCGACTTTGGCGACAGCCCGTGCGCCTGGTCACCTGCTGAGGCCGACAGCCGTAATGAAGAATGGATTAAGGTCGGGTTTGAAAAAACCATTGCGCTGAAACAGATCGCGGTAGCTGAAAACTTCAATCCAGGCTCCATCACCCGCATTTATGCCTATGATGCCGCAGGCAAGGAGTACCTGGTTTACAATACGCCTGCCGGTCAGCAACAGGTGAAAGGCAGGATGCTGCATGTTTTTCCAAAGCAGGAAAGTATTACTGCCAATGCCGTGAAAATTGTCATGCAGCCCGACAGGGTTTCCGGTTTTAACCAGATCGACGCGATCGGCATTTCCGCCTCTGACATTCCTGTACAGGCCACGATCAACCTGGCAGACACGCAGCTGAAATACCAGAAGGAGAATATTGGCAAAGAAGTTAACAGCAAGGGACAGGAAGTGGCCCCGATCATTTCTCCTGATGGCAAAACGCTGTATTTCACGAGGAGTAATTTTGCAGGGAATATAGGCTCACCCCAAAAGCAGGATGTATGGTATGCCACACTCAACGACAAAAATCAATGGAGCGAAGCGGTAAATATCGGACCTCCCATCAACAATGCGGGTGATAATGCAATTACCAGCATTTCCGCAGATGGTAAAACCATTTACCTGATCAACATTTACCGGCCCGACGGCAGCATGTACTTCGGTCTGTCGAGGTCATTCAGGACCAAAAACGGCTGGACCTTCCCGAAGGAATACAAGATCCAGAACCTGGCGGGATATGTAGGCAGCATGGAGCTTACGGTTTCACCTTTTGGAAACGTCATGATCATTTCCGTGCAGCGCCCGGATACCGAGGGCGGCAAGGATTTGTATGTTTCATTTTTACAAAAAGACGACAGCTGGTCGGAGCCGCGGCACTTGGGCAATGTGATCAATACGGCTGATTATGAGGGTACACCTTTTCTGGCGCTTGATAACAAAACGCTTTATTTTTCGTCGCAGGGACACAGCGGTTACGGCGAAGGCGACCTTTTTGTGACCCGGCGCCTGGATGATACCTGGGTGCATTGGTCGGAGCCGCAGAATCTCGGACCATCGATCAACACGCCCCTGTGGGATGCCTACATCAACATTCCGGCCACGGGTGACTACGCGTATTTCAGCGCCAGCGACAAAGCAATCGGGCAGGAAGATATTTTCAGGATCCGCATGACGCCCGAAATGAAGCCCGAGCCGGTAGCCATCATTACGGGGACCATTTTCGAGGCCGAAACCAGCAAGCCGCTCCGCTCCGACATCATTGCCGATATCAAGAAAAATAATGAGGTATTTACCACGGCGAGCTTCGAACCGGAGTCCGGCGAGTACCGGCTGATCCTTCCCTTAAAGGAGATTTACCGCATATCTGCCGTCGAGAAAGGCTATTTTCCAGCCACGGAGGAGGTTGATCTTTCCAATGAAACTACCTACCGGACAATCCGGAAAAACCTGTATCTGCAACCTATCAAGCCCGGGCAGCAGATCCGCCTGAACAATACCATGTTCAGCCAGAGCAGTGCCGAAGTAATACCTTCCTCCTTCTCGGAGCTCGACCGCATTGTGAGCACCATGAACGACTATCCTGCTATGGAAATCCTGCTTGAAGGCCATACCGACAACCAGGGCGAGGTGCAGAAGAATGTGAAGCTGTCCGAAGACCGCGTGCAGCAGGTCAAGAAGTACCTCCTCTCCAAAGGAATAGACGCGCGCCGCATTCAGACCAAGGCCTGGGGACCGGCTAAGCCCATCGCAAGCAACCTTACCGAGCAGACCCGCCAGAGGAACCGGCGCGTGGAGTTCACGATCCTTAAAATTTAG
- a CDS encoding glycosyltransferase family 39 protein, with product MPFSSVKNDRRSWIFLCIILVGGFLLRVYKLDNYSIFFDEKSTLVVSQGIVLEGANQKDVFAHTVRSVPEFWKKPELDYKPLQVLRSFTYKETFIPKTFTPAEFWAPKSIEDYYDAMTRSDIGNSPFYYLLLHYWIKFFGMSDYAVRFFSVIFSVLIIGLTYIFGKRFFNERTGLIAAAIVAVEPFFIAYSHQARNYSLTFFLTLLATYFFLRIMEEKNRNLWLYAGYALAAGLSLLSHFLTISVLLAHAFYALLFLRNVQGWIKMAVTALVALSGVTWWMVAGGGQYTLYSLSYQADLYRRMAETMPYNNPFGVILPATPLNVFNKALPVFADLIIFTNGLTDALLGKRNVVIAILIGILLIIWNRVKGRVRVSESVAGIVPFVLLAVGFAVYTNHRIQFTILPVAVFALSFIPALHAEANQVQRRRLWMLYIMGLVPTLFLILMSFKNGHTFGITQRYSGFSFPYVIILLSLLLQYYLRLAPAFRLIVYGFLALQLGFVALRLQEFYEDRSVKYGYFPNPRQPNPYYEAAERIKMMYQKGDTVRYPARGFIILSEMDRTFLPYSVQDAQLTNLYLPKDAAYVQAMDTTQTESILLKRPGSTKPIEIMRLKGLRYGSE from the coding sequence ATGCCTTTTAGCAGCGTCAAAAATGATAGGAGATCCTGGATATTCCTGTGCATAATCCTCGTCGGGGGATTTCTGCTCCGGGTGTACAAACTTGATAATTACAGCATATTTTTTGACGAAAAAAGCACGCTCGTCGTAAGTCAGGGCATTGTGCTTGAAGGTGCCAACCAGAAAGACGTTTTTGCGCATACCGTACGTTCGGTACCCGAGTTTTGGAAAAAACCGGAGCTGGACTACAAGCCTTTGCAGGTGCTGCGCTCATTTACCTACAAGGAAACATTTATCCCCAAAACCTTCACGCCGGCAGAATTCTGGGCACCCAAGTCCATTGAGGATTACTATGATGCCATGACGCGCAGCGATATCGGAAACAGCCCGTTCTACTACCTGCTGCTGCATTACTGGATAAAGTTTTTCGGTATGTCGGACTATGCAGTGCGGTTTTTTTCGGTGATTTTCAGTGTCCTGATCATCGGGCTTACCTATATTTTTGGTAAAAGATTTTTCAATGAACGTACGGGCTTGATCGCAGCTGCCATTGTGGCCGTCGAGCCTTTTTTTATTGCTTACAGCCATCAGGCGCGTAACTATTCCCTTACTTTTTTCCTCACGCTGCTGGCTACCTATTTCTTCCTGCGGATTATGGAAGAAAAAAACAGAAACCTCTGGCTGTACGCAGGGTATGCATTGGCTGCCGGCCTGAGCCTGCTCTCCCATTTCCTCACGATCTCGGTGCTGCTGGCGCATGCATTTTATGCATTGCTTTTCCTGAGAAATGTGCAGGGCTGGATCAAAATGGCGGTCACGGCCCTGGTTGCATTGAGCGGGGTCACGTGGTGGATGGTAGCGGGCGGCGGGCAGTACACCCTGTATTCCCTCAGCTACCAGGCCGACCTGTACCGCCGCATGGCCGAAACAATGCCCTACAACAATCCTTTCGGTGTGATCCTGCCGGCTACGCCTTTGAATGTGTTCAACAAGGCACTGCCTGTCTTTGCGGATCTGATCATTTTCACAAACGGACTCACGGATGCGCTTCTGGGTAAAAGAAATGTAGTTATTGCCATCCTGATCGGCATCCTGCTCATCATCTGGAACCGGGTGAAGGGAAGAGTGCGGGTTTCAGAGTCGGTTGCGGGTATAGTACCTTTTGTGCTTCTGGCTGTGGGTTTTGCGGTTTACACCAATCACCGCATCCAGTTTACCATCCTCCCGGTGGCGGTTTTCGCATTGTCGTTTATCCCGGCCCTGCATGCAGAGGCCAACCAGGTTCAGCGCAGGAGATTGTGGATGCTTTATATTATGGGCTTGGTGCCCACGCTTTTCCTGATATTAATGTCTTTCAAAAACGGGCATACCTTTGGGATCACGCAGCGGTACTCGGGCTTTTCCTTTCCCTATGTGATTATCCTGCTTTCGCTTTTGCTGCAGTACTACCTGAGGCTGGCTCCGGCATTCAGGCTGATCGTGTATGGTTTCCTGGCATTGCAGCTGGGCTTTGTGGCTTTACGGTTGCAGGAATTTTATGAAGACAGGTCTGTCAAATACGGCTACTTTCCCAACCCGCGCCAGCCCAACCCGTACTATGAAGCCGCGGAACGTATCAAAATGATGTACCAGAAAGGTGATACGGTACGCTATCCGGCACGTGGCTTTATCATCTTATCCGAAATGGACAGGACCTTCCTGCCCTACTCCGTGCAGGACGCGCAATTGACCAATCTCTACCTTCCCAAAGATGCTGCCTATGTACAGGCAATGGATACAACACAAACCGAAAGTATCCTTCTGAAAAGGCCCGGCAGCACCAAACCAATAGAAATTATGCGTCTTAAAGGTCTGCGCTACGGCTCGGAGTAG
- a CDS encoding transketolase has translation MTAAEILNDPRQISGELRLKILGLYHQANAGHIGCSLSCIDLIISVLFLQKTEEDTFILSKGHAAAALYASLNMLGEITDEQLGTFYLDGTTLPAHPAPRQYKSIPFATGSLGHGLPIATGIAHAAKISGEDSYSYVLLSDGETNEGTTWEAAHYAIQNQLDNLIMFIDKNGLQGFGFTDKVLGETASVEKWNAIGFETIELDGHDIATIHYAVNELKSRKNGLPKAIIANTVKGKGVSYMENRLEWHYLPMNQAQYEQAVAEVKERYLNELTNA, from the coding sequence ATGACAGCAGCAGAAATCTTGAATGACCCCAGGCAGATCAGCGGGGAGCTCCGGCTGAAAATCCTGGGTCTCTACCACCAGGCCAATGCCGGCCATATCGGATGCTCGCTCAGCTGCATTGACCTGATCATTTCTGTTTTGTTTTTACAAAAAACGGAGGAAGATACCTTCATTCTGTCCAAAGGGCACGCTGCGGCTGCGCTGTATGCCAGCCTGAACATGCTGGGAGAGATCACCGACGAGCAGCTCGGCACCTTTTACCTGGACGGCACTACCCTGCCCGCGCATCCTGCACCCCGCCAGTACAAAAGCATTCCATTTGCCACTGGCTCCCTGGGTCACGGGCTGCCCATCGCAACCGGCATTGCCCATGCTGCCAAAATCAGCGGGGAAGACTCCTACTCCTACGTGCTGCTGTCCGATGGTGAAACCAACGAAGGTACCACCTGGGAAGCTGCACATTATGCGATCCAGAATCAGCTGGACAACCTGATCATGTTTATCGACAAAAACGGGTTGCAGGGTTTTGGATTTACCGATAAAGTGCTGGGCGAAACAGCATCCGTGGAGAAGTGGAATGCGATCGGTTTCGAAACCATTGAGCTGGACGGACACGATATTGCTACCATCCATTATGCCGTGAATGAATTAAAAAGTCGTAAAAACGGACTTCCCAAAGCTATTATCGCCAACACTGTGAAAGGCAAAGGTGTATCGTACATGGAAAACCGCCTCGAATGGCATTACCTGCCCATGAACCAGGCGCAGTACGAGCAGGCTGTTGCGGAAGTGAAGGAACGCTACCTTAATGAATTAACGAATGCTTGA